In Ananas comosus cultivar F153 linkage group 7, ASM154086v1, whole genome shotgun sequence, the sequence CGATCGTTCCCTTTATTGTTACGGGTTTTGATTCGTGTTTATACGGAGATCGAGGCATTTAACGCTGTAAATTTCTTAGGGTTTGTGATCAACTCCTTCTCCAAacctttccttttgttttttgtcGATTTAGTTGTTAATTTGGTGATTATTGATGTAATCTTGTTGAATTGGATCTGTTTGGATctcttttttattcaattttatgTGTTTTGAGTTGGTTTTTGGAGTAGGGAGCCTCCGCTGTGTCGAAGATATCGTATTTGAGAAAAATTGCgaacaagagaggaggagaaagagcgTTGGGcgatttggattttattttccaaccATGGTATAATTATTAACATGTTTAAGAtaagaattattataatcatgATTTTGTTGTATAATGATACTTAGTTTATCTGAAAAGTTGCTAAAGGGCtgggtggttggtatccgagacccaagtttgaattctagttgattcacattttccgctaaatttatttctaaatgaaataaacgaagcggatagcatgctatctatctctctctcaaaaaaaagaaaagttgctAAACCATGGTATAGTAGTTAGCAAATCGGTGAAATTAATTTTACTTCATTAGATCGCCATTTACAGTCCATTTTATGTGTTATGTtgttcatataaaatttttgtttcttcttatcGATATTATTACATACTCTACAATTGCAAGAAAACTTTTACTTATTCTgttgatatttaattaatatttttatttttgattttttccaaGCTAATGAAAGTATGCTTTAGGTACAAACAGAGCACACATGTTTAagtttttttctcttaattggagtactcttttttttttaaaaaaaaaatttgggtggCGAATTTGATCATTGTAGTATAACACGAATGTACCAAAGCTAGTAACCGTGATCTGAACTTTCCTGTTGAAAAGATATCACTTGCTCGGAGAGTTTTGAAACAATTACTTGCATCGCTTTCTCACGTCGCAAACATTTTTGCCTTCGGCAGATCAATTTCGTGCTGCTGATCAGCAGACAAGGAAAGGTGAGACTGACAAAATGGTACTCCACGTATTCACAGAAGGAAAGAACAAAGGTAAATGTCACGCAGTAATCAGATTTTTATTCCGTTCGGTAGTTCATATTTCTTGTTAGGAGTTTATATCCAGATCCATTTTTAAGCCTTACCAACTAATGGCTCTTCTGTGACCAAACCTAGTCGGTATGAATTTGACCGTCGCCAAATTAATTCAATCATAGCATGTTGGCCTTACCAACATAATGCCAAGACCCACTAATAGTTATAGGTCTAATATGATCCGTCGCTGTTGTGTGAACTTTGTCATAGCATTCTTAACTTGTCATAGCATGTGTAATATTTTTCACTTCTATGTTTCTCGAGTCTTGGTACCATATACCTGATACAGATGCAAATTTTGTGTTTCATTTGTTGAAACATAACCCAGTATGAAGTTGTAATTTAGTAAGGCTGAAGCTTCaaattttctccttttaattCATTTGTTCATTCTGTAAAGGTTATCCGGGAGCTTAGTGGAGTAATTCTCTCACGAGGCCCGAAACTCTGCAATTTCGTCGAGTGGAGAGGGTACAAAGTAGTGTATAGAAGGTAAACAGCAAGCATTAGTTCTATCAATATTCTATTCCAGGCAAAATGATCTTCTACTACAAATGGTTACCTGCAGATATGCGAGTCTATATTTCTGTATGTGCATTGATCCAGATGACAATGAGTTGGAAATCCTTGAAATTATTCATCACTTTGTTGAGATACTGGACCGTTACTTTGGCAGTGTGAGCCTGTTTATTTCACCTCatggtgctttttttttttttaacgccCTTCGCTTTGATGGTCATCTTACTcggaatgtttttttttaccCAATCCTACTTTTTTAGGTTTGCGAGCTGGATTTGATCTTCAACTTTCATAAGGTGCCCTTGTTTATTTACTGCTAGTTCAATGCTTGATTGATGTCTGTGTAGAAGGTtactggtttttttttcttttccctgaCCTTTTGTTTCGCAGGCCTACTACATATTGGATGAAATTCTGCTTGCGGGTGAACTTCAAGAGTCGAGCAAGAAAACAGTAGCACGACTTATAGCTGCACAGGTACTAAAACTAGCATATAAGCTGACCTGAACTAATTCAAATTCCATGTTTCTAttgaattaattttgttttatcatTTCAAGTCGCACCATCTGTTAATTTAAATTCAGTTTAGTTATACGAAAAAAAAAGTGCGAATAGTTTTATGCTAGACATCGGCGAGGGAATTGAGTAATGCCTTCTCCTTACTAACTAAACTATGGCTCATGCCGAGCTGCTTATTTTCGTTCTTATATTTCTACCAGATACAAATTCGAGTGACATTTAAAAATTTCGCAGCGGACCATGTATCTTTGAATCGAAGAACAATTCATAAAAACTAGTTCTTAATAAATGTATTGTTTCGTTTGCAGGATTCGTTGGTGGAAACTGCGAAAGAGCAGGCTAGTTCAATAAGCAATATAATTGCACAGGCTACAAAATAGGAAACCAGGTCCTCTATTCAACAGGTTCATGCATTTTCCCaaccctcttttttcttttttttttttcttttttctttttgaaatgcAGCGTTTCCCTTTGCTGTTGATGATGTTGTAGTGTTCTCTTGGTACTAAAATGTTGAGCTTGTACTCTGAAGTGCTTTCTATATTAAGTCTTTATATTTGTTCTCTCacggaaaaaatatatagaagaaaaaaaataaaagatacgGACCGTCCGATGGTCAAACTTTGGCGATCTAACGGTCCAGACGGTTTTGTACGATACTATGATCATACTCATCCCATACTTCAAGGGATGTCAATGAGTATGCATACTCGAAATTTTATcagaatccgaacccgaatgcaGCGGATATGTTCaatactaaatggatatggattcgaatgTAGAATTTGACtgtatccgaacccgaacccgaacttgaatttattttgcattatatataatatatatataaaaatttaatgttatatatgaatttgttttttaaaaatttagatttaatctaatatattttgaaatattgaaaaaagaaataattatttcgggttcaaattttttggttcgggttcgggtttgggtctcgggtttggagtcgggttcgggttcgggtttttgaaaattcgGCCGAATCTGACACGTTGACATCTCTGGGTGAATTCGTCCCAATGGCGAGTAGGCCCATGAATTGTGAAGGCTGGTTCGTGGCTGTCAAATTTATGCCACATGCGGCCCAAGGCCTAATTTTCAGAGTCGATAGGGTTGAGTTAACTGGGCTGGACGGGCCCATTATGGGCCCATCTCCAGATTTTGGGTTGATTTCCAAAAGCCTTTGCTTTTATACTTTATAAagtccaacaaaaaaaaaaaaaaaaaaaaaaaaaaaaaaaaaaaaaaaaaaaatcaaaagagctTCCAATCTTTCCTTCTCTGTCATTATAAAATTGCAGTGACAATTGCCGCGTGGGAACTTTTCCGATGACGGTTGCCACCGCAATTTTATAGTACTTCGGGCCTTTTAAAACGTAAAATGCACGTGCTTTTTAGCGGCTGCAATATTAAACTAGGTCTGAACAACGCCAATCACAAACATGATTAATTTGtccactcaattttttttaaaaaaaaatctatatagaGTATGTCTCTATCACCCTGTCTCCATACTAATTTGGTCAAATGTTATGCTTATGAATAAATTCAAAAACAATTCATATTTAGAATTTAGTAGTTAGATTTCATTCCGGGTCTTGTAAATTGTAACTATCATTTCATGATTGATATATATTTCTACCATCAATATAGCCACATAAGtaagtttataaattattataaaatttatttgtaaggataacatttttcttatataaatatatcttggCAATGATATATTTAAGCAGTGTGCTTTTTCTACATctcaatttttaatagttatgcattaaataaatattgcttCGAAATTCGTATTGCTATATAATATTCATATATCTTTGTTCCTTGTCTAGGAAATAATAACATTAATATCCTGTAACGCTCATAATAGAGTTGCTGCTTGTTTAAATGGGATGATCCAACGAACACTACGGATTTATTGCAccaccttttcttcttcttttttttttcctctctatgtgtatttatataacttttaattcaaatttaaattgtggGGTATAGGTTTGGGGGTGGGGGCCCACCAAGTAGGGATTCCATAAAAGgaggagcaaaaaaaaaaaaaaagggcctaGTCCCCAACCACCACTCCACAATTGATGACTGATGCACCTTTAATTCAAAAACAACACAACAACAATATGTATTTTAATAGCAATCCCCTTTTTCCTTTTGATTAAATACGAAGCAAAAAGGAATGAACTATGGATGTTAGGGAACACAATAATGATGCTAAGatcacaaaattttgaaaaatttaaaacctCAAGCCGCCAATGttgaagaaaaaggaggaggaggaggagaagaaccTACTTTTATCATCACATGTGGTTCAATGAGTGGGAAGTTCAAATGCCCTACCAACCATATAGATGTTACTAAAAAGATCGATCTTTTGACAAATGGTTTAGAAATAGTTCTAATAATCCAGGCTATTT encodes:
- the LOC109712421 gene encoding AP-1 complex subunit sigma-1 isoform X3, translated to MINFVLLISRQGKVRLTKWYSTYSQKERTKVIRELSGVILSRGPKLCNFVEWRGYKVVYRRYASLYFCMCIDPDDNELEILEIIHHFVEILDRYFGSVCELDLIFNFHKAYYILDEILLAGELQESSKKTVARLIAAQDSLVETAKEQASSISNIIAQATK
- the LOC109712421 gene encoding AP-1 complex subunit sigma-1 isoform X2 produces the protein MWKISSSSSRSQFRIRRSPPTATWSLRCVEDIVFEKNCEQERRRKSVGRFGFYFPTMINFVLLISRQGKVRLTKWYSTYSQKERTKVIRELSGVILSRGPKLCNFVEWRGYKVVYRRYASLYFCMCIDPDDNELEILEIIHHFVEILDRYFGSVCELDLIFNFHKAYYILDEILLAGELQESSKKTVARLIAAQDSLVETAKEQASSISNIIAQATK
- the LOC109712421 gene encoding AP-1 complex subunit sigma-1 isoform X1, with product MWKISSSSSRSQFRIRRSPPTATLGSLRCVEDIVFEKNCEQERRRKSVGRFGFYFPTMINFVLLISRQGKVRLTKWYSTYSQKERTKVIRELSGVILSRGPKLCNFVEWRGYKVVYRRYASLYFCMCIDPDDNELEILEIIHHFVEILDRYFGSVCELDLIFNFHKAYYILDEILLAGELQESSKKTVARLIAAQDSLVETAKEQASSISNIIAQATK